From Streptosporangium album, the proteins below share one genomic window:
- a CDS encoding ABC transporter ATP-binding protein, whose product MLEIANLTHTYGSGENAHRAIDGLELSVAEGELLCIVGPSGCGKSTLLRSIAGLIKPTSGDIKVGGVPVRQTPDNLAVVFQDYSRSLFPWMSVGDNVALPLRRRNMDRKQRKEAAQDALEQVGLPAAAGKYPFELSGGMQQRVAIARALAYRPALMLMDEPFGSVDAQTREDLEDLVLQVREHHKMTIVLITHDIDESVYVGDRVVVLSKAPAKVVGDLDVNLSGPRNQISTREHPEFVRLRAEVGRLVRGFQAAVTS is encoded by the coding sequence TTGCTTGAGATCGCCAACCTCACCCACACCTACGGCAGTGGCGAGAACGCGCACCGGGCCATTGACGGGCTCGAACTGAGCGTCGCCGAAGGTGAACTCCTCTGCATCGTCGGCCCCTCAGGCTGCGGGAAGTCCACTCTGCTGCGCTCCATCGCCGGCCTCATCAAGCCGACCAGCGGAGACATCAAAGTGGGCGGAGTCCCGGTACGGCAGACGCCCGACAACCTGGCCGTCGTCTTCCAGGACTACAGCCGTTCCCTGTTCCCCTGGATGTCGGTGGGCGACAACGTCGCCCTGCCCCTGCGCCGGCGGAACATGGACCGCAAGCAGCGCAAGGAGGCCGCCCAGGACGCACTGGAACAGGTCGGCCTGCCCGCCGCCGCGGGCAAGTATCCGTTCGAGCTGTCCGGCGGCATGCAGCAGCGCGTGGCGATCGCCCGCGCGCTGGCCTACCGCCCCGCGCTGATGCTGATGGACGAGCCGTTCGGCTCCGTCGACGCCCAGACCAGGGAGGACCTGGAGGATCTCGTCCTGCAGGTCAGGGAGCACCACAAGATGACGATCGTCCTGATCACCCACGACATCGACGAGAGCGTCTACGTCGGGGACCGGGTCGTCGTGCTGTCCAAGGCGCCCGCGAAGGTCGTCGGCGACCTGGACGTGAACCTCTCAGGTCCCCGTAACCAGATCTCCACCAGGGAGCATCCGGAGTTCGTCCGGCTCCGCGCCGAGGTCGGGCGCCTGGTCAGGGGGTTCCAGGCGGCCGTCACCTCGTGA
- a CDS encoding ABC transporter substrate-binding protein gives MKLRSSIVGVLALALMAVAGCGGAGEPTKASAGGSGLEKAKINIGMMPVVDTAPLQIAMDKGLFKAEGLDVSMVKLAGGAEAIPKLKGGSLDISFGNYVSFFAASAKGVIDLKIVSDGFQSAPKTHVVLVSKDSKIQTMADLAGKTIAINTKRNVSSMLVRVAAKAHNVELDEDKNFVEAPFPEMEGLLKAGTVDAAQVVEPFGTFIGQNIGARVIWDTSQGPTADFPIAGYAATSEFAKANPNTVAAFQRAMSKAQALAADRALVVAAIPKYTTIPAAVAGSLAIGGFPTTLNATRLQRVADSMKEYGLLDAPLNVQDLIVADK, from the coding sequence ATGAAACTCCGCTCGTCAATCGTCGGGGTCCTGGCGTTGGCACTTATGGCGGTCGCCGGATGTGGTGGCGCCGGCGAGCCCACCAAGGCCTCCGCCGGTGGCTCCGGCCTGGAGAAAGCTAAGATCAATATCGGCATGATGCCGGTGGTCGACACTGCCCCGCTGCAGATCGCCATGGACAAGGGCCTGTTCAAGGCCGAGGGGCTCGACGTCTCGATGGTGAAGCTCGCGGGTGGCGCGGAGGCCATCCCGAAGCTCAAGGGCGGCAGCCTGGACATCAGCTTCGGCAACTACGTCTCCTTCTTCGCGGCCTCGGCCAAGGGAGTCATCGATCTGAAGATCGTTTCCGACGGCTTCCAGAGTGCGCCCAAGACTCATGTGGTCTTGGTTTCCAAGGACAGCAAGATCCAGACCATGGCCGACCTCGCGGGCAAGACCATCGCGATCAACACCAAGCGCAACGTCTCCTCGATGCTGGTCCGCGTCGCCGCCAAGGCGCACAACGTCGAGCTCGACGAGGACAAGAACTTCGTGGAGGCCCCCTTCCCGGAGATGGAGGGCCTGCTGAAGGCCGGTACGGTCGACGCCGCCCAGGTCGTCGAGCCGTTCGGCACCTTCATCGGCCAGAACATCGGCGCCCGCGTCATCTGGGACACCTCGCAGGGCCCGACCGCGGACTTCCCGATCGCCGGCTACGCGGCCACCTCGGAGTTCGCCAAGGCGAACCCCAACACCGTGGCGGCGTTCCAGCGGGCGATGTCCAAGGCCCAGGCGCTGGCGGCCGACCGGGCGCTCGTGGTCGCGGCCATTCCGAAGTACACGACGATCCCGGCCGCCGTGGCCGGCAGCCTCGCCATCGGCGGCTTCCCCACCACGCTTAACGCCACCCGGCTCCAGCGGGTCGCCGACAGCATGAAGGAGTACGGCCTCCTCGACGCGCCGCTGAACGTCCAGGACCTCATCGTCGCCGACAAATGA
- a CDS encoding ABC transporter permease: MNRTRVIRGVIGVCAAVVLAEAVARLGIIDPEIVPPISAVLLRSVTLVGDPVFLTGVADTVLAWLVGLALAAVAAVVLGVLLGSVPWLSAPSRMVVEFLRPIPSVALIPLAILLFGSEMEMKVSLIFYAAIWPILFNTLYALRDVDPVAKDAMRSFGFGPLAVLWRVSLPSAAPFVATGVRVAAGVALVVVVGAELLSGGQSGLGIFLIDAGSAGGNTDVTLAGAVWAGALGLIVNMLLVRVERSAFRWHFARTERMR, encoded by the coding sequence ATGAACAGAACCCGTGTCATCCGAGGGGTGATCGGCGTCTGCGCGGCGGTGGTGCTGGCCGAGGCGGTCGCCCGGCTGGGGATCATCGATCCGGAGATCGTTCCGCCGATCTCCGCCGTGCTGCTCCGATCCGTCACGCTGGTGGGGGACCCCGTGTTCCTCACCGGCGTGGCGGACACGGTTCTCGCTTGGCTGGTCGGGCTGGCGCTGGCCGCTGTCGCGGCGGTCGTCCTCGGCGTACTGCTCGGATCGGTCCCGTGGCTCAGCGCGCCGAGCCGGATGGTGGTGGAGTTCCTCCGCCCGATCCCCTCGGTGGCGCTGATCCCGCTGGCGATCCTGCTGTTCGGGTCGGAGATGGAGATGAAGGTGTCCCTCATCTTCTACGCGGCGATCTGGCCCATCCTGTTCAACACCCTGTACGCGCTCCGGGATGTGGACCCGGTGGCGAAGGACGCGATGCGCAGCTTCGGGTTCGGCCCCCTGGCCGTGCTCTGGCGGGTCTCCCTGCCGAGCGCCGCACCGTTCGTCGCCACCGGGGTGCGCGTCGCGGCGGGCGTGGCGCTGGTCGTGGTCGTGGGCGCCGAACTGCTCAGCGGCGGCCAGAGCGGCCTCGGCATCTTCCTCATCGACGCGGGCAGCGCCGGAGGCAACACCGACGTGACGCTGGCCGGCGCGGTCTGGGCGGGAGCTCTCGGCCTCATCGTCAACATGCTGCTGGTCCGGGTGGAGCGCAGCGCGTTCCGCTGGCACTTCGCGCGCACGGAGAGGATGCGATGA
- a CDS encoding ABC transporter permease, whose product MMSWTGPMARGVLAVLSRLWLAAVLFAAWEVVARIIRESYFPPPSEIVAAMHELWFSGPAGRLFLTDRALDDFGHSLYNLFGGWVLACLAGMAVGIALGLSRTLADYVEPMVHFGRAIPPPTLLSFYIAAFQLGTPMQVATIVSGVVWPVLLNTVDGVRTVDRLHLESAEVFGVRGVRRLLWVVIPAASPKIVAGVRISLGIALILMVLSELVGSTAGIGSLLIGAQRSFDLPQMWAGIVLLGLLGYLFNAVFVTVEKRALRWHLNARGAS is encoded by the coding sequence ATGATGAGCTGGACCGGTCCGATGGCGCGCGGCGTCCTCGCCGTGCTCTCCCGTCTGTGGCTGGCGGCCGTGCTGTTCGCGGCCTGGGAGGTGGTGGCCCGGATCATCCGGGAGAGCTACTTCCCGCCGCCGTCGGAGATCGTCGCGGCGATGCACGAGCTGTGGTTCTCCGGTCCGGCAGGCCGGCTGTTCCTCACCGACAGGGCGCTGGACGACTTCGGGCACAGCCTGTACAACCTCTTCGGCGGCTGGGTGCTCGCCTGCCTGGCCGGGATGGCCGTGGGCATCGCACTGGGCCTGTCGCGCACGCTGGCCGACTACGTGGAGCCGATGGTCCACTTCGGGCGGGCGATCCCGCCGCCCACCCTTCTCTCCTTCTACATCGCGGCGTTCCAGCTCGGGACGCCCATGCAGGTGGCGACCATCGTCTCCGGAGTCGTCTGGCCGGTGCTGCTCAACACCGTCGACGGTGTCCGTACGGTGGACCGGCTCCACCTGGAGAGCGCCGAGGTCTTCGGGGTGCGGGGGGTCCGCAGGCTGCTGTGGGTCGTCATCCCCGCCGCGTCTCCCAAGATCGTGGCCGGGGTCCGGATCAGCCTGGGCATCGCCCTGATCCTGATGGTCCTGTCCGAGCTCGTCGGGAGCACCGCGGGCATCGGCTCCCTTCTCATCGGCGCTCAGCGCAGCTTCGACCTGCCCCAGATGTGGGCGGGAATCGTGCTTCTGGGCCTGCTGGGATACCTGTTCAACGCCGTCTTCGTGACGGTGGAGAAGCGGGCGCTCAGGTGGCATCTGAACGCACGGGGCGCGTCATGA
- a CDS encoding flavin-dependent oxidoreductase — protein sequence MRVLIIGGGIGGLTTALSLHAAGIDCEVVESVVEPRPLGVGINLQPHAVRELTELGLGEALAEIGVPTSHLTYADRFGGAILSLPRGRFAGYDWPQYSIHRGELQMLLLEAARERLGTVRTGLSLEDFEQDGTGVTVSLRDVRTGEHLKETADVLVGADGIHSTVRARLHPDDGPLLWNGIRMWRGTMEGEPFLDGATLIVAGSNLSAKFVAYPISARLRARGRALINWVAEVTVAEPGPVPVADWSRPGRLEDVLPHFDGWRFPYLDIPALISGAERILEYPMVDKDPLPRWGDGRVTLLGDAAHPMYPVGSNGGSQAVLDARVLARELACAADPVAGLAAYEEERRTATTGLVLAHRELPMEETIAVVTERAPDGFDDIADVLTPEELANMAAAQRRTTDMDIKALNSRSSWNVAYKAQR from the coding sequence ATGAGAGTACTGATCATCGGCGGCGGCATCGGAGGGCTCACCACCGCGCTCAGCCTCCATGCCGCGGGCATCGACTGCGAGGTCGTGGAGTCGGTGGTGGAACCGCGCCCGCTCGGCGTGGGCATCAACCTGCAGCCCCATGCGGTCCGCGAGCTCACCGAGCTCGGCCTGGGGGAGGCGCTCGCCGAGATCGGCGTCCCGACGAGCCACCTGACCTACGCCGACAGGTTCGGTGGGGCGATCCTGTCGCTTCCCCGCGGGAGGTTCGCGGGGTACGACTGGCCCCAGTACTCCATCCACCGCGGCGAACTGCAGATGCTGCTCCTGGAGGCGGCGCGCGAGCGTCTCGGCACCGTCAGGACGGGGCTGTCTCTGGAGGACTTCGAGCAGGACGGGACCGGGGTCACGGTGTCACTGCGCGACGTGCGGACCGGTGAGCACCTGAAGGAGACGGCCGACGTCCTCGTGGGCGCGGACGGTATCCACTCGACTGTGCGCGCCCGGTTGCACCCCGACGACGGGCCGCTGCTCTGGAACGGGATCCGGATGTGGCGCGGGACGATGGAGGGGGAGCCCTTCCTCGACGGTGCCACGCTGATCGTCGCCGGCTCCAACCTGTCGGCCAAGTTCGTGGCCTATCCCATCTCGGCCCGGCTCCGGGCCCGCGGGCGAGCGCTGATCAACTGGGTGGCCGAGGTGACGGTCGCCGAACCGGGTCCCGTCCCGGTGGCCGACTGGTCCCGGCCCGGCCGCCTGGAGGACGTGCTGCCGCACTTCGACGGCTGGCGGTTCCCCTACCTGGACATACCCGCCCTCATCTCCGGCGCGGAACGGATCCTGGAGTACCCCATGGTGGACAAGGACCCGCTCCCCCGATGGGGGGACGGCCGGGTGACCCTGCTGGGTGACGCCGCGCATCCGATGTATCCGGTGGGCTCCAACGGCGGTTCGCAGGCCGTGCTGGACGCCCGAGTCCTGGCCAGGGAACTGGCCTGCGCGGCCGATCCGGTCGCGGGACTGGCCGCGTACGAAGAGGAGCGCAGGACCGCCACCACCGGCCTTGTGCTCGCCCATCGCGAACTGCCCATGGAGGAGACCATCGCGGTGGTCACGGAGCGAGCGCCCGACGGGTTCGACGACATCGCCGACGTGCTCACGCCGGAGGAACTGGCGAACATGGCCGCCGCCCAGCGGCGGACCACCGATATGGACATAAAGGCCCTTAATAGTCGTTCTTCCTGGAATGTTGCATATAAGGCGCAGCGGTGA
- a CDS encoding sensor histidine kinase, whose translation MRTSSPREDPVAGPAETPAPSDQDTEGAAGHGGSRARRGRRLALRNWRVRSRLIALVLIPTLAGVVLGGLRIVSSVSSAADYGRAGKIAEFAIHLSTLTHELALERDLSTRYIAEHRTPSGRMAVKKQQTVVNAAAAEVRSMIDSVELASMDSAGGLRVRDEIAQVRSRLAELAGMRQTVANTQLLAQPTLDMYSRAIQDLHAIHDEIGQDVTNDEALTGSVSAFAALTRAKEQVSRERAALAIVIASGRFSGESFDTFVSARAQRDSELVTFRSEASLAQRQAYDDTVSGQKKDRAELFRIRALVFPTLTLKPGTPSLMPPSQVNRWFDSASDVITRMRDVQKSIGDSIIFRTQELQKAEQRSALIVGVVVTVLLLLVLVITVLMAQSLVRPLRTLRTEALSIAGRRLPETVQKLRETGETTELDQIPPIGVNSDDEIGQVARAFDEVHREAVRLAGQEATLRSNVNAMFVNLSRRSQTLVERQLSLIESLEQGEQDENRLGSLFRLDHLATRMRRNSENLLVLAGQEPARRWSQPIALIDVVRASLSEVENYERVDLRIPGGVSVAGTSVNDIVHLIAELVENAISFSPRETKVIVSSNRIDGGGLMVSVTDIGIGMTPEELAQANWRLANPPVVDVSVSRRMGLFVVGRLALRHGIRVQLRQQDSGGLTAMVLLPDSLLSVSNAPAMPAGPAIGDWAGSMAPMDRSSVLASPTGLGPAHPSFASFEAAHPSLASLDMGQRFNSFEAPRPSPGDGGHFGQAPVDTPWPGNMPPPGADPGWPSMSQADTGVWPDPPSRGGDSGVWPDPPSRGGDSGMWSDPPSRDRDSRGWPSAGDSGSFQRRPFEAADNTGPLPVVRDSSPMEEAKEEFLPIFAAVESDWFRKAEPAVPDQAAAEEPTAKAPAPAPSQPASAPEAWSSPADAGWQAAQAASEPTLGGITGSGLPKRVPKANLVPGTAAPDLSAAPQTPAPRPAVSPEAVRNRLASFQQGVRQGRAAAKGEAGDEQAYPDFGRGVEGNKEDR comes from the coding sequence ATGAGGACATCATCACCGCGTGAGGACCCCGTCGCCGGTCCAGCCGAGACGCCGGCGCCCAGTGATCAGGACACGGAAGGAGCCGCCGGACACGGTGGCTCCCGCGCCCGGCGTGGCCGCAGGCTCGCGCTGCGCAACTGGCGCGTGCGGTCCAGGCTGATCGCCCTCGTCCTCATCCCGACCCTTGCCGGCGTCGTCCTCGGCGGCCTTCGGATCGTCTCCTCGGTGTCCAGCGCCGCCGACTACGGGCGTGCCGGGAAGATCGCCGAATTCGCCATCCACCTGAGCACCCTCACACACGAGCTCGCCCTGGAGCGGGACCTCTCCACGCGCTACATCGCCGAGCACCGCACCCCCAGTGGGCGCATGGCGGTGAAGAAGCAGCAGACGGTCGTCAACGCCGCCGCCGCCGAGGTCCGGTCGATGATCGACTCGGTCGAGCTGGCCAGCATGGACAGCGCGGGCGGACTGCGCGTCCGCGACGAGATCGCTCAGGTGCGCAGCCGGCTGGCGGAGCTGGCGGGTATGCGTCAGACCGTCGCGAACACCCAGCTGCTGGCCCAGCCCACCCTGGACATGTACTCCCGGGCGATCCAGGACCTGCACGCCATCCACGACGAGATCGGCCAGGACGTCACCAACGACGAGGCCCTCACCGGCAGCGTCTCCGCGTTCGCCGCGCTGACCCGCGCGAAGGAGCAGGTCTCCCGCGAGCGCGCCGCCCTTGCGATCGTCATCGCCTCCGGCCGCTTCAGCGGTGAGAGCTTCGACACCTTCGTCTCCGCCCGCGCGCAGCGCGACAGCGAGCTCGTCACCTTCCGGAGCGAGGCCTCGCTCGCCCAGCGCCAGGCCTACGACGACACGGTGAGCGGCCAGAAGAAGGACCGGGCCGAACTGTTCCGCATCCGCGCCCTGGTCTTCCCGACGCTGACGCTGAAGCCGGGCACCCCCTCCCTGATGCCTCCGTCGCAGGTCAACCGATGGTTCGACTCCGCCAGCGACGTCATCACGCGCATGCGTGACGTCCAGAAGAGCATCGGTGACTCGATCATCTTCCGGACCCAGGAACTCCAGAAGGCCGAGCAGCGCAGCGCGCTGATCGTCGGCGTGGTCGTCACGGTCCTGCTGCTCCTCGTTCTCGTCATCACCGTCCTGATGGCCCAGTCGCTGGTCCGGCCGCTGCGCACGCTGCGCACCGAGGCCCTGTCGATCGCCGGTCGCCGGCTCCCCGAGACCGTGCAGAAGCTGCGGGAGACCGGGGAGACGACCGAGCTCGATCAGATCCCTCCGATCGGGGTCAACTCCGACGACGAGATCGGGCAGGTGGCACGGGCCTTCGACGAGGTCCACCGCGAAGCCGTACGGCTGGCGGGCCAGGAGGCCACGCTGCGGAGCAACGTCAACGCGATGTTCGTCAACCTCTCCCGACGCAGCCAGACCCTGGTAGAGCGTCAGCTCTCCCTCATCGAGAGTCTGGAGCAGGGCGAGCAGGACGAGAACCGTCTTGGCAGCCTGTTCCGGCTCGACCACCTGGCCACCCGCATGCGCCGCAACAGCGAGAACCTCCTGGTCCTCGCCGGCCAGGAGCCCGCGCGCCGGTGGAGCCAGCCGATCGCGCTGATCGACGTGGTCCGTGCCTCGCTCTCGGAGGTCGAGAACTACGAGCGGGTGGACCTGCGGATCCCCGGCGGCGTGTCCGTGGCCGGCACCTCGGTCAACGACATCGTGCACCTGATCGCCGAGCTCGTGGAGAACGCGATCTCCTTCTCCCCCAGGGAGACCAAGGTCATCGTGTCCAGCAACCGCATCGACGGCGGCGGCCTGATGGTCTCGGTCACCGACATCGGCATCGGCATGACTCCCGAGGAGCTCGCCCAGGCGAACTGGCGGCTGGCCAACCCGCCGGTGGTGGACGTCTCGGTGTCCCGCCGCATGGGCCTGTTCGTGGTCGGCCGATTGGCGCTGCGGCACGGTATCCGTGTGCAGCTCCGCCAGCAGGACAGCGGCGGCCTGACCGCCATGGTGCTGCTCCCCGACTCGCTGCTCTCCGTGTCCAACGCCCCCGCGATGCCGGCCGGGCCGGCCATCGGCGACTGGGCCGGGTCCATGGCCCCGATGGACCGGTCGTCCGTGCTGGCCAGCCCCACCGGGCTTGGCCCGGCCCATCCGTCGTTCGCCTCCTTCGAGGCCGCCCATCCCTCGCTCGCCTCCCTCGACATGGGGCAGCGCTTCAACTCCTTCGAAGCGCCGCGGCCCTCCCCGGGAGACGGCGGCCACTTCGGCCAGGCGCCGGTCGACACCCCCTGGCCCGGCAACATGCCGCCGCCGGGCGCAGACCCCGGCTGGCCGAGCATGTCCCAGGCGGACACCGGAGTGTGGCCGGACCCGCCGTCGCGGGGTGGTGATTCCGGAGTGTGGCCGGACCCGCCGTCGCGGGGTGGTGACTCCGGGATGTGGTCGGACCCGCCATCCCGTGACCGGGACTCCCGGGGGTGGCCGTCCGCCGGAGATTCGGGGTCGTTCCAGCGGCGCCCCTTCGAAGCGGCCGACAACACCGGCCCGCTGCCCGTGGTCCGCGACTCCTCGCCCATGGAAGAGGCGAAGGAGGAGTTCCTGCCGATCTTCGCCGCGGTCGAGTCCGACTGGTTCAGGAAGGCCGAACCCGCGGTCCCCGACCAGGCGGCGGCCGAGGAGCCCACGGCCAAGGCGCCGGCACCGGCTCCGTCCCAGCCCGCATCGGCACCCGAGGCCTGGTCCTCACCCGCCGACGCCGGCTGGCAGGCGGCCCAGGCGGCGAGCGAACCCACGCTCGGCGGGATCACCGGCTCCGGCCTGCCCAAGCGTGTGCCCAAGGCGAACCTCGTGCCCGGCACGGCCGCGCCCGACCTGAGCGCGGCACCTCAGACCCCCGCTCCCCGGCCCGCCGTCTCTCCCGAGGCGGTACGCAACAGACTGGCGAGCTTCCAGCAGGGAGTACGGCAGGGCCGCGCCGCGGCCAAGGGCGAAGCCGGTGACGAGCAGGCATATCCCGACTTCGGCCGGGGCGTTGAAGGAAACAAGGAGGACCGGTGA
- a CDS encoding roadblock/LC7 domain-containing protein has product MSQAARGVNWLITDFVNNVPGVAHTVVVSADGLPLAYSDGFPRDRADQLAAVAAGLISLTQGASRVFEGGAVTQTVVEMQRGLLLIMSISDGSCLAVLAAADCDMGLVAYQMTLLVERAGQVLTPAVRAELQASHPR; this is encoded by the coding sequence ATGAGCCAGGCCGCCCGGGGGGTCAATTGGCTGATCACCGACTTTGTGAACAACGTCCCAGGCGTGGCACACACGGTCGTGGTGTCGGCGGACGGTCTGCCGTTGGCGTATTCCGACGGATTCCCCCGCGACCGGGCGGACCAGCTGGCGGCGGTGGCGGCCGGTCTGATCAGCCTGACCCAGGGCGCCTCCCGGGTCTTCGAGGGCGGTGCCGTCACCCAGACGGTGGTGGAGATGCAGCGAGGGCTGCTCCTCATCATGTCGATCAGCGACGGCTCCTGCCTCGCCGTACTGGCAGCGGCCGACTGCGACATGGGTCTGGTGGCGTATCAGATGACCCTGCTCGTGGAACGGGCCGGTCAGGTGCTGACGCCCGCCGTCCGCGCCGAACTCCAGGCCTCCCACCCCCGGTGA
- a CDS encoding DUF742 domain-containing protein: protein MDDPYRQQGGPSHLMQPAPAEQSSLVRPYAVTGGRTAPRTQLAMEALVSSATSIHHDLSTRTPEYQAISALCRQVRSVAEISAMLRIPLGVTRILVADMAAENLVQLHQPQLDAGKPDLNLLERVLSGLRRL, encoded by the coding sequence ATGGACGACCCCTACCGACAACAGGGTGGTCCTTCACATCTCATGCAACCGGCACCGGCGGAACAGAGTTCCCTGGTCCGGCCATATGCCGTGACCGGGGGGCGGACCGCCCCCCGGACCCAGCTCGCCATGGAGGCGTTGGTCTCCTCGGCGACGTCCATACATCATGATCTATCCACCCGCACTCCGGAATATCAGGCGATCAGTGCCCTGTGCCGGCAAGTGCGTTCGGTCGCTGAGATCTCCGCGATGCTCCGCATCCCGCTCGGCGTGACCCGGATCCTGGTCGCGGACATGGCGGCCGAGAATCTGGTCCAGCTGCATCAGCCGCAGCTGGACGCGGGCAAGCCGGATCTCAACCTGCTGGAAAGGGTGCTCAGTGGACTTCGCAGACTCTAG
- a CDS encoding GTP-binding protein codes for MDFADSSRGGGGLTSTKIVVAGGFGVGKTTFVGAVSEILPLTTEAVMTDASAGIDDLGLTPNKTTTTVAMDFGRVSLDRDLILYLFGTPGQHRFWFMWDDLVRGAIGAIVLVDTRRLADSFPAIDYFEEAKLPFVVAVNGWDGTYLHGEEEVREALTLAPHIPISRTDARSRDAVKATLITLVEHALTVRMAVPGWGR; via the coding sequence GTGGACTTCGCAGACTCTAGCCGCGGCGGCGGCGGCCTGACATCGACGAAGATCGTCGTCGCCGGTGGATTCGGTGTGGGTAAGACCACGTTCGTGGGAGCGGTCTCGGAGATCCTGCCGCTGACCACGGAGGCGGTGATGACCGACGCCAGCGCCGGCATCGACGATCTCGGTCTCACGCCGAACAAGACCACCACCACGGTCGCGATGGACTTCGGCCGTGTGTCGCTGGACCGCGACCTGATCCTCTACCTGTTCGGAACGCCGGGCCAGCACCGCTTCTGGTTCATGTGGGACGACCTCGTCCGCGGCGCCATCGGCGCGATCGTGCTGGTCGACACCCGGCGGCTCGCCGACAGCTTCCCGGCGATCGACTACTTCGAGGAGGCCAAGCTCCCGTTCGTGGTCGCGGTCAACGGCTGGGACGGAACCTACCTGCACGGTGAGGAAGAGGTACGGGAGGCCCTGACGCTGGCGCCGCACATCCCGATCTCACGGACCGACGCGCGGTCACGGGACGCGGTGAAGGCCACGCTCATCACGCTGGTGGAGCACGCGCTGACCGTGCGGATGGCCGTTCCGGGATGGGGCCGCTGA
- the ffh gene encoding signal recognition particle protein: protein MFETLSDRLTSVFSSLRSKGRLSEADIDATCREIRIALLEADVALPVVRTFVAQVKERARGVEVSQALNPAQQVVKIVNDELIEILGGETRRLRYAKNPPTVIMLAGLQGAGKTTLAGKLARWLREQNHTPMLVAADLQRPNAVQQLQVMAERAGVAVYAPEPGNGVGDPIAVARQSIDHARRQQHDIVIIDTAGRLGIDQELMKQAADIRDAVSPDEVLFVVDAMIGQDAVSTAQAFMEGVGFDGVVLTKLDGDARGGAALSVRHITGKPIMFASTGEKLEDFDAFHPDRMASRILDMGDILTLIEQAQKTFDEAEAVKMAGKLTSGEGFTLEDFLEQMMMVQKMGPIKNLLGMMPGMGQMREQLNQVDDRDLDRIAAIIRSMTPGERQNPKMIDGSRRARIAKGSGVTVTEVNGLVTRFFDAQKMMKKMAGGMGIPGMPGGRKAGKAAQKKAAKGRRVSGDPRKAALGKGASDTVGAPGGAAGPGGALGRLGAGQLPPGLELPPGFDPSKFKLPGQK from the coding sequence GTGTTCGAGACGCTTTCCGACCGGCTCACATCGGTCTTCTCCTCCCTCCGTTCCAAGGGTCGGCTGTCCGAGGCCGACATCGACGCGACCTGCCGCGAGATCCGCATCGCGCTGCTCGAGGCCGACGTCGCGCTGCCCGTGGTCAGGACGTTCGTCGCCCAGGTCAAGGAGCGCGCCCGCGGCGTCGAGGTCTCCCAGGCGCTGAATCCCGCGCAGCAGGTCGTCAAGATCGTCAATGACGAGCTGATCGAGATCCTCGGCGGCGAGACCCGGCGGCTTCGCTACGCGAAGAACCCGCCGACCGTCATCATGCTCGCGGGCCTCCAGGGTGCCGGTAAGACCACCCTGGCGGGCAAGCTCGCCCGCTGGCTGCGGGAGCAGAACCACACGCCCATGCTGGTCGCCGCCGACCTCCAACGGCCGAACGCGGTCCAGCAGCTCCAGGTCATGGCGGAGCGCGCGGGGGTCGCGGTCTACGCGCCCGAGCCCGGCAACGGCGTCGGCGACCCGATCGCCGTCGCGCGACAGTCGATCGACCACGCCAGGCGGCAGCAGCACGACATCGTCATCATCGACACCGCCGGCCGCCTGGGCATCGACCAGGAGCTGATGAAGCAGGCGGCGGACATCCGCGACGCGGTCTCGCCCGACGAGGTCCTGTTCGTCGTCGACGCCATGATCGGTCAGGACGCCGTCTCCACGGCTCAGGCCTTCATGGAGGGCGTCGGCTTCGACGGCGTCGTGCTCACCAAGCTCGACGGCGACGCCCGCGGCGGCGCCGCCCTGTCGGTCCGCCATATCACCGGCAAGCCGATCATGTTCGCGTCCACCGGTGAGAAGCTGGAGGACTTCGACGCCTTCCACCCGGACCGGATGGCCTCCCGCATCCTCGACATGGGTGACATCCTCACCCTGATCGAGCAGGCCCAGAAGACCTTTGACGAGGCTGAGGCCGTCAAGATGGCGGGCAAGCTCACCTCGGGTGAGGGCTTCACGCTGGAGGACTTCCTCGAGCAGATGATGATGGTCCAGAAGATGGGCCCCATCAAGAACCTGCTCGGCATGATGCCCGGCATGGGGCAGATGCGCGAGCAGCTCAACCAGGTCGACGACCGCGACCTGGACCGCATCGCCGCCATCATCCGCTCGATGACCCCGGGCGAGCGCCAGAACCCCAAGATGATCGACGGCTCCCGGCGGGCCCGCATCGCCAAGGGGTCCGGCGTGACGGTGACCGAGGTGAACGGCCTGGTCACCCGGTTCTTCGACGCGCAGAAGATGATGAAGAAGATGGCCGGCGGGATGGGCATCCCGGGCATGCCCGGCGGACGCAAGGCGGGCAAGGCCGCGCAGAAGAAGGCGGCCAAGGGACGGCGGGTCAGCGGTGACCCGCGCAAGGCGGCACTCGGCAAGGGCGCTTCCGACACGGTCGGTGCCCCCGGTGGCGCCGCAGGCCCGGGTGGCGCCCTCGGCAGGCTGGGCGCGGGTCAGCTCCCGCCCGGCCTCGAACTGCCCCCGGGCTTCGACCCCTCGAAGTTCAAGCTTCCCGGCCAGAAGTAA